The region CTCCGGCCGGCGCCTCGGCGCGGAGGCGGGCGATCTGGGCGAGCCAGTCGGCGGTGGCTTCGGCTGGGCGCAGGGCTTCGTTGACCAGGCGGCGACGCCAGCGGCCCTGGCTGTCGGCCTCCGGAAACCAGGGGCGCACGGCGTCGCGGCTGGAGCCGGCGCGATGCAGCAAGCGCTTCATGGCGCCCTGCGGATGCTGCTCGCCCACATCGGCCCAAGCGCTTTCAGCAAGCCCCTCGTCCAGACCCGGCAGCACCACCGCGCCCTGCGGCAGGCCGGCGATCACCGCCAGCAGGTCGGCGGTGGCGGGTGCGGTGCCGGTGGAGCCGGCGGCGATCATCACGCCCTTGGGCGGCTGCGTAGTCCATAGCTCGCCCAAAGCGCGGAGCAGTCTGACCCGCCGCTCGGACACGTCGATCAGGTCCAGCTCGCGCAGGCGGTCAGCCCAGGCGTCGAGGGCGGCGGTGAGGAACCGCGCCGAGACCTGCCAGTGCTTGGCGAGGTCGCCGTCGACCAGGCTTTCAAGGCGGCCACGGGCGGCGACCTCCTCGATCTGGGCGCTGTCGAGGAAGCCGGCCAGGGCGTCGGCCATCTCCAGGGCGGCGGAGGCGTCGAGGTCGCGCTCCAGCAGGTGCGAATGATCGGCGGCGATGCGAGCCAACTCGAACCGGCGACGCCAGGAGGAGACGGCGGGCGGCAGGTCGAGCGCCAGGTCGCCCGGCTCGAAGGGCGGCTCGCCCTCGTCCAGATCACCCAGCGCGCGAATCTGCGGCAGCAGCATGGCCTTCGCGCCGGCCGCGGCCACGAACGCGTCGGCCAGAGCGCGGGCGCCCCGGCGGGTGGGGGTGAGCACCGTGGCCTGCGACAGAGCCTCGGGACCGAGCGGCGACAGCCGTGCGTGCAGACCGGCGGCCAGGTCCTCAACGAAAGGACGATGCGCCGGGATTGAGAACCAGCGGGGTCCGGGGGCGTCGAAGACGGTCACCGCAGGCGCGCCTCGGCCGCCTCCCGCGCGGCGGGGTCGCCGACGTGCATCCACAGGCCCTTGGGCGCGACGCCGTGGACGCGGCCGGTCTGGGTCAGGTCTTTCCAGAGCGGCAGCAGGCCAAAGGGACCCTCGGGGCCATTGGCGACCACCGAGGGCTTGGCGATGTGAACGCCCACATAGACCAGCGGTGCGGTCTCTCCCTGATCCTTGAAGCGGACCTCGCCGGCTTCGGACAGAAAGAGGTCGCCGGTGGCGTGGAAGCCCAGGGATTGGGTGGTCGAGGCGGTCAGCAGGCAGACGTCCATGCGGGCCGGGTCCCAGGCGGCGGCCACGGCGTCGAGCGCGGCGCTGTCGTCGTCGATCCAGACGGAGTCGATATTGGCGACCCAGTAGGCGTCGGTGGGCAGCAGGGGCAGGGCCTTCTTGATCCCGCCCCCGGTCTCCAGCGCCTGCGCCCGCTCGTCGGAGATGACGATGCGCAGGTCGTCCCGGCGCGCGAGGTGCGCCTCCATCAGGTCGGCGAAATAGTGGACGTTGACCACGGCGGTCTCGACCCCGGCGGCGACCAGACGGTCGAGCATGTGGTCGATCAGAGCCTTGCCGCCGACCTCGACCAGGGCCTTGGGCCGGTCGTTGGTGAGCGGCCGCATGCGTGTGCCCAGACCCGCCGCCAGAACCATCGCCGTTTTGGGGCCGCTCATCGGCGAGCCTCGAGCGGCACGTTGGCGTCGAGCCAGGTCTTCAGCGGGGCCATGGATGGCTCGGCCAGGGTGCGGTCCAGATAGCCCCACAGGCGGGGCAGGAACTGTTCGTAGCGGGGCTTGCCGTCGCGGATCACGAGCCGGGCGAAGATGCCGATGATGCGGCAGGTGTTCAGGGCGCCCAGGGCCGCGAAGTCGGCGCGGAATTGGGCGGCGTCGATGTCGGGACGGGCGGTGAGGTAGCGCGACAGGCAGCGCTCCTCCAGGTCCGGCGTCACCTGGCGGCGAGCGTCGTGCAGCAGCATGGAGAAGTCCCAGGCCGGATGGGCCTTCACCGCGTCCTGGAAGTCGATCAGCCCGACGCGAGCAGCGCCTTCGCGGGCCGGCAGCCAGAGCAGGTTCTCTGCGTGATAGTCGCGGTGGCAGAAGACCGACGCGCCAGCCTCGGCCCGCTGACGGATCGGCGACCAGAGGGCGTCCCAGTCGGCGATCGCCTGGTCGTCGAAGGACAGCTCCGTTCGCAGCTTCGGCAGCCACTCGACCAGCAGGTCCTGGGCCATCTTCAGGGCCAGGTCGTCATAGGTCAGCAGGGGCCACTCGCCGTCTCCGAAGGACAGGGCGGCGGGCGGCGGGGCGGCGTGCAGAACGAGCAGGGCGTCCACCGCCGCGTCGTAGAGCTCGACCTCGTTGGCGCCCGCGGCGATCTCGGCGGCGTAGAGACCGTCGCCCAGGTCCTCCAGAACGGCGAGGCCAAGGCCCACGTCGAAGGCGTGGACGGTTGGGGCGGACAGGCCCAGCGACTTGAGGTGTCGGGCGCAGGCCACGAAGGCGTCAACGCGGCCGGCGGCCAGGCGATAGGCGGCGTTGAAGCCGAGCGCCAGGCGCTCTTGGCGAGTTGCGTTCGGGGGACAGGCCGGGGTCTCGGTCTTGGGTGGCTGATCCATGAAGATCAGGGTCGTCCCGTCGGGCCGATGCAGCCGCTCATAGGCACGGGTGGAGGCGTCGCCGCTCAAAGGCTCGCGACGGACATCCCCGAAGCCGTTGGCGTCCAGGAAGGCGGCCTTGGCCGCGCTGCGATCAGAACTCAAGCTCGCGCCCTCTCCACGCACCATGGCGGGTCAGCCGCGCACGGCGGCCTTCGCCTTCGGGCGTGATCTCTATATCGAGTCGGTCGGCGGGCAGCGCCCCGTCCAGCCGCTGCGGCCATTCGATGACCACCGCCCCGTCCTCCAGGGCCTCGTCCAGTCCGATCTCATAAGCCTCGTCCGGCGACGTCAGGCGATAGAGGTCAAAGTGGGCGATCGGAAAGTCGGGCCCGTCGTAGAACTGCACCAGGGTGAAGGTGGGGGACGGCACGTCTTCGGCGGGCGTGGTCAAGGCGCGGACGAGCGCCCGGGCCAGGGTCGACTTGCCAGCGCCCAGGGGACCCGAAAGGCAGATCGCCTCGCCCTTTCGCAGGGCGTGGGCCACCGTGCGGCCCAGGCGGGCGGTGTCGGCCTCTTGGGCCAGGACGCGTTCGATCGATGCCATCGCCGGCGACCATAGGGGTCCGCGCGGCGAGGCGGAAGCGGCCTGGAGCGCAACTTCCCAAATGAGGCAGGAACGATCACCGCCCGCGATGGTTGTCGCCTCGTCCCGTGCGTACCGGGAGGGAGCAAAAGACCATGGCCAAATCATCCAAGGACGGCGTCGCGATCGGCGCCGGCGGCGAAACCCATCAGCAGGTTGGAAGCGGGGGGATCAAGGACCGGCTGACGACCAATCAGGGCATCCCGGTCTCGGACAATCAGAACCAGCTCAAGGCCGGCGCCCGCGGACCGGTGCTGCTGGAAGACTTCATGCTTCGCGAGAAGATCTTCCATTTCGATCACGAGCGGATTCCGGAACGGATCGTCCATGCTCGCGGCTCGGCGGCGCACGGCTTCTTCGAGCTCTATGAATCCCTGGCCGACATCACCAAGGCCGACTTGTTCCAGCGGGCCGGTGAGAAGACGCCGGTCTTTACGCGCTTCTCCACCGTCGCGGGCGGCGCCGGTTCGGTGGACACGCCCCGCGACGTGCGGGGTTTCGCGGTCAAGTTCTATACCCAGGAAGGCAACTGGGACCTGGTGGGCAACAACATTCCAGTGTTCTTCATCCAGGACGCCATCAAGTTCCCGGACCTGGTCCACTCGGTGAAGATGGAGGCCGATCGCGGCTATCCGCAGGCGGCCTCGGCCCATGACACCTTCTGGGACTTCATCAGCCTGATGCCGGAATCGACCCACATGATCATGTGGGCCATGTCCGACCGCACCATCCCCCGCTCGCTGCGAACGATGGAAGGTTTTGGGGTCCATACCTTCAAGCTGGTCAACGCCAAGGGCGAGACGACCTTCGTCAAGTTCCACTGGAAGCCCAAGCAGGGCCTGCAATCGACGGTCTGGGACGAGGCGGTGAAGATCGCCGGCGCCGATCCAGACTTCCACCGCCGCGACCTGTTCGAAGCCATCGACATCGGCGAGTTCCCCGAATGGGAGCTGGGCATCCAGGCCTTCGACCAAGCCTTCGCCGACAGCCTGCCGTTCGACGTGCTCGATCCCACCAAGATCATCCCCGAAGAGGTCCTGCCCATCCGCATGATCGGGCGCATGGTCCTGGACCGTTGGCCCGATAACTTCTTCGCCGAGACCGAACAGGTGGCCTACTGCCCGGCCAACATCGTGCCGGGCGTCGACTTCAGCGACGACCCGCTGCTGCAGGGACGCCTGTTCAGCTATCTCGACACCCAGAAGAGCCGGCTGGGTAGCACCAACTTCCATCAAATCCCGATCAACGCGCCCAAATGCCCGGTGATGAACTTCCAGCGCGACGGCATGATGCAGATGCTGCAGCCCAAGGGCCGGGCCAACTACGAGCCCAACAGCCTGGGTGAGGCCGGCGAGGTCACCGGCCCCCGCGAATGCCCGATGACCGGCTTCGTCACCCGGCCCGAGACGGAGCATGGCGAGAAGCTGCGTATCCGGCCCGAAAGCTTCGCCGATCACTATAGCCAGGCGCGGCTGTTCTTCCGGTCGCTCGATCCAGCGGAACAGGCGCACCTGGCGTCCGCCCTGGTGTTCGAGCTGTCCAAGGTCGGCATCGCCCCGATCCGCACCCGGATGCTGGGCAATCTGGTCAATGTCGATCCGGAACTGGCCCAGCGGGTGGCCGATGGCCTGAACATGCCGCTGCCCGAGGCCTCGCCGACGGCGGCGCCGGTGCTGGACATGGACCCGTCTCCCGCCCTGCGGATCATCAATGGTCCGCGCATGGCCGATACGCTCAAGGGCCGTTCGGTGGGCGTGCTGATCGCCGACGGCACGGACGCCGCCGCGCTCGACAGGCTGGTCGGTCAGATCGACAAGGCCGGCGGCCGGCCGATCCTGATCGCGCCGAAGATCGGCGGCGCCAAGCTGTCGGATGGCTCGCTGCGGCCGGCCGACGGTCAGCTGGCCGGTTTCCCATCGGTGCTGGTGGACGCCATCGCGGTGGTCTTGTCGGCGGACGGCTGCGCGGCGCTGCTGAAGGAAGCGGCGGCGGTGCAGTTCGTGATGGACGCCTTCGGCCACCTGAAGGCCATCGGCGCCAGCGATGAGGCCCAGCCCCTACTCGACAAGGCCGGCGTCGAGCCGGACGAGGGCGTGACGGGACTGGATGCGGCCTTCGTGAAGGCGGCGGCGCTTCGCTACTTCGATCGCGAACCCAAGCTGCGCACCCTGGCCTGATCGGCGGGCAAGAACGCCGCCGGTCGTAGGCCGGCGGCGTGTCCTGACGCCGTTGCGGCTTTTCAGCAAGGCCTCGGGCCGCTAACGAGGCGGCCATGTCGATCCGCACCGCCTATCAGGACCGCCTCGCCCAGGGCCAGATCATGCCCGACGCGGCCCAGGCGGCGGGGATCGAGGCCCTCGGGCGGCTGGAGACCGCGCTGGACGCGGCGGGGGAGCCGGGATTCCGCTTCTTCGGCCGCAAGCCCAAGAGCCAGAAGGGCGTCTATCTCTGGGGCCCGGTGGGGCGCGGCAAGTCCATGATCATGGACCTGTTCTTCGAGACCGCGCCAACCGCCCGCAAGCGGCGCATCCACTTTCACGCCTTCATGGCGGAGGTTCACGCCGATATCGACGCCTGGCGCAAGGGCGACGCGGCGGAGCGCAAGGCGCGGTTCGGCCAGCACAAGGGGGACGATCCCATCGCCCCGACGGCGGAGCGGATCGCATCCGACGCGCGCCTGTTGTGCTTCGACGAACTTCAGGTCACCGACATCGCCGACGCCATGATCCTGGGCCGGCTGTTCGAGGCGCTGTTCGAGCATGGGGTGACCCTTGTGGCCACCTCCAATCGGCCGCCGGACGATCTGTACAAGAACGGCATCAACCGCCAGCTGTTCGTCCCCTTCATCGACATGCTGAAGGCCCGGATGGACGTGGTGGCGGTGGCGGGTCCGACGGATTTTCGCCTGGACCGGCTGCGGGCGGCGCGAATCTGGCTTTCGCCGATCACCGCCCAGACGCGGGGCGAGTTCGACGCCCTGTGGGCCGACATGCTGGACGGCGACGCCGAGACCGGCGCGACGCTGGAGATCATGGGCCGAAAGCTGACCCTGCCCCGCGCGGCGGGCGGCCTGTTGCGGGCCGGGTTCGCCGAGCTGTGCGACCGGCCGCTGGGGCCGCAGGATTACCTGGCGATCGCCGAGCGGTTCCACACCCTGTTCCTTGAAGATTTGCCGACCCTGCGCCCGGAGAAGCGGGACGCGGCCAAGCGGTTCAACACCCTGGTCGACGCCCTTTACGAGGCGGGGACCAAGATCGTCGTCCTGGCCGAGGCCGAACCGGAAGCCCTGTACCCGGCCGGCGATGGGGCGTTCGAGTTCGAGCGGACGGTGTCGCGCTTGCAGGAGATGCGCTCGGCGGGGTGGCTGGAGAAGGTGCGGGAGTAGGTTTCCTCCCTTTGATGGAGCAGGCTTTGTCGCCTCCCCCAACCCGTCATCCTCGCCCTTGTGGCGAGGATCCAGACACGGCTGAGGTTCTGGGTTCGCGGAGGTGGAACCGTTGTTGGTCTTTCGGCCCACGCGGAGTCTCTGGACCCTAGGCACAAGGCCTAGGGTGACGGGGTTGGGTCGGGCTCCCTTCACCCGCTCATCCCGGCGAAGGCCGGGATCCAAGCTGAGAGTCAGTATGGGCCCCGGCCTTCGCCGGGGTGAGCGGCGGTTGGGGCACAGCTGCGCACCCCCACGGGAATCCCGTGAGGTTGGAAGGGCGGCGGAGCGGCCTGATCTGCGTCAGGCGATGTGTCTTGGAGTGTGCCGGTTCGACGTAGGCCCGTCCGCTCCGCACGGTCGTTATCCGGGAGCCGCCGGTAGGCAGCGCTCTTAGCGCTTAGCCGGCAAAGCCTCCGACGGGCGGGTGGGACCAGCGTTCCCATCCCCGGACCGCGCGAGTACCCCCCTCACGCCTCGCCCCGCTCGACCGCATCCCCGCCACAGCAACAGCGCTGGCCGCGCGCCCTTCCACGTGGCGGAGACGAGGCAAGAGTACGGGAGGTCGGAGCGGGGCGGATAAGTCGGCATTAGCCCCCTCTTTACGAGAACGCCGATACGACGCTGCGGCAGGTTGGCGCAGCTTGCGGCCCAAGGGGTTGAGATCGATTCTCAACAGTCGCGGTTTCGTTGACACCCCCTGATCGCGGCTTAAAAGCGGCGCAGCATATTCAAGGACGAACAGGGGCCGAACGTCTGATGACCGCACCCAACGGGGGACTTCCCGAGCGCCCGATGTCGCCGCACCTGCAGGTGTGGCGCTGGCACGTGACCATGGCCTGCTCGATCCTGCACCGCGCGAGCATCTTCGCGCTGTATTTCGGCGCCCTGTTGCTGGCGGGCTGGGCCATCGCCCTGGCCTCTGGTCCGGACTGCTATGCGCACTACATGTCGCTGGTGGGTTCGCCCCTGGGCAAGCTGGTGCTGTTCGGCGTGACGGTCATGCTGTTCTTCAACATCGCCTACAACGTGCGCCAGACCTTCTGGGACCTGGGCTACGGCTTCCTGCCCAAGACCGCCGACATGACGGGCGTGGTCGCCATCACCTTCGGCGTGGTCGCCGCCGTGGTGGTCTGGGTCATCGCCGGCTTTACGGGAGCCCTGTCGTGAGCAAATCCGCCTCGAACTTCCGCACGCCGCGTTCGCGGGCCCTGGGCCTGGGTTCGGCCAAGCACGGCGTCAGCCACTTCATCGTCGAGCGCGTCTCGGGCCTGGCCCTGATCCCGCTGGGTCTGTGGGGCGCCTTCGCGGCCCTGCGCCTGTCGGGCGGCGACTATGAGGGCGCGATGGCCTGGGTCGGCCAGCCGGTCAACGCCGTGCTGCTGTGCCTGCTGCTGGTGGTGGGCCTGATCCACCTGAAGAACGCCATGCAGGTGGTGGTCGAGGACTATATCGAGGGCTTCGGCGCCAAGACGGCGCTGCTGCTGCTCAACCTGTTCGTCAGCGTCCTTGCGGGCGCACTGGGTGTGTTCGCGATCGTCAAGATCGCGCTCACCGGAGCTCTCTAGATGTCGGCTTACAAATTCATCGATCACAAGTTCGACGTGGTGGTGGTCGGGGCCGGCGGCTCGGGCCTGCGCGCCGCGCTGGGCTGCGCCGCGGCCGGGCTTCGCACCGCCTGCGTCAGCAAGGTGTTCCCCACGCGCAGCCACACCGTGGCGGCCCAGGGCGGCATCTCGGCCTCGCTGGGAAACATGAGCCAGGATGACTGGCGCTGGCACATGTACGACACCGTCAAGGGGTCGGACTGGCTGGGCGACCAGGACGCCATCGAATACCTGACCCGCAATGCGCCGGCCGCCGTCTATGAGCTGGAGCACTGGGGCGTGCCGTTCTCGCGCACCGAGGAAGGCAAGATCTATCAGCGCGCCTTCGGCGGCATGACCAAGAACTATGGCGAGGCCCCGATCCAGCGCACCTGCGCGGCGGCGGACCGGACCGGTCACGCCATGCTGCACACGATGTACGGCCAGGCCCTGGCCAAGGACACCGAGTTCTTCATCGAGTACTTCGCCCTCGACCTGATCATGGACGAAGGCGTGTGCCGCGGCGTGACCGCGTGGAAGCTGGACGACGGCACCCTGCACCGCTTCCAGGCGCAGATGGTCATCCTGGCCACCGGCGGCTATGGCCGCTCGTACTTCTCGGCCACCTCGGCCCACACCTGCACCGGCGACGGCAACGCCATGGTGCTGCGCGCCGGCCTGCCGCTGCAGGACATGGAGTTCGTGCAGTTCCACCCCACCGGCATCTATGGCGCCGGCTGCCTGATCACCGAAGGCGCCCGCGGCGAGGGCGGCTATCTGACCAACTCCGAAGGCGAGCGCTTCATGGAGCGCTATGCGCCGTCCGTTAAGGACCTGGCGCCGCGCGACATGGTCAGCCGCGCCATGACCATCGAGATCCGTGAAGGGCGCGGGGTCGGTCCGAACAAGGACCACATCTTCCTGCACCTGGACCACCTGGACCCGAAGATCCTGGCCGAGCGCCTGCCCGGCATCTCCGAGACCGCCAAGGTGTTCGCCGGCGTCGACGTCACCAAGGCGCCGATCCCGGTCCTGCCGACCGTCCACTACAACATGGGCGGCATCCCCACGAACTATCACGGGGAAGTCGTCACCAAGGCCGGCAAGAACCCGGACCAGGTGATCCCGGGCCTGATGGCCGTGGGCGAAGCGGCCTGCGTGAGCGTCCATGGCGCCAACCGCCTGGGCTCCAACTCGCTGATCGACCTGGTGGTGTTCGGCCGCGCGGCCGGCCTGCGCTGCGCCGAAATCCTGACGCCGGGCGCCAAGCAGCCGGAACTGACGGAAGCCCACACCGCCGGCCACATCGCGCGCTTGGACGCCTTCCGCAACGCTTCGGGCTCGACCCCGACGGCGTCCCTGCGTCTGGAAATGCAGAAGGCCATGCAGGAGGACGCCGCGGTGTTCCGCACCGGCGAGAGCCTGCAGAGCGGCGTGTCGCGTCTGGCGGCGGTCTACGCCAAGAAGGCCGACATCCAGGTGTCCGACCGCGGTCTGGTCTGGAACACCGACCTGATGGAGACCCTGGAGTTCGACAACCTGGTCTGCCAGGCCGTGGTCACCGTCAACGGCGCCCTGAACCGCACCGAGAGCCGCGGCGCCCACGCCCGCGAGGACTGCCCGGACCGCGACGACAAGAAGTGGATGAAGCACACCCTGGCGTGGCTCGATCAGGCGACCGGCAAGGTCAAGATCGATTACCGGCCGGTCCACGACTACACGATGTCGGAAGACATCGCCTACATCCCGCCCAAGGCCCGGGTTTACTGAGGTAGAAGATGGTCGAACTCGCGCTGCCTAAGAACTCCAAGGTCCAGGCCGGCAAGCACTGGCCCGCGCCGGCGGGAGCCAAGAAGGTCAAGACCTTCAAGATCTACCGCTATGATCCCGAGGCGGGCGGCAACCCGCGCTGGGACACCTACGACATCGATGTCGAGGCGTGCGGGCCCATGGTCCTGGACGCCCTGCTGTACATCAAGAACACCGTCGACCCGACGCTGGCCTTCCGCCGGTCGTGCCGCGAGGGCGTGTGCGGTTCCTGCTCGATGAACATCGGCGGGCGCAACACCCTGGCCTGCACCCACGGCTGGGAAGAGGTTCCCGGCAAGGCCGTGCAGATCAGCCCCCTGCCCCACCTGCCGGTGGTCAAGGACCTGATCCCCGACCTGACCCTGTTCTATGCGCAGTACGCCTCGATCGAGCCTTGGCTGCACACCGACACGCCGACCCCCGAAAAGGAATGGCGCCAGGCTCCGGAAGACCGTGAGAAGCTGGACGGCCTGTACGAGTGCATCCTGTGCGCCTGCTGCTCGACCTCGTGCCCCAGCTACTGGTGGAACGGCGAGAAGTACCTGGGTCCGGCCGCCCTGCTGCACGCCTATCGCTGGCTGATCGACAGCCGTGATGAATCCACGGGCGACCGTCTCGACGCCCTGGAAGATCCGTTCAAGCTGTATCGCTGCCATACGATCATGAACTGCGCCCAGGTTTGCCCCAAGGGTCTGAACCCCGCCAAGGCCATCGCCGAGATCAAGAAGATGATGGTGGAGCGGGTGGTCTGATCCACCCGCCGATCCCTCTTGCCTTAAAGTGACGACCCCGTCATTTTTGGCCGACGGGAGGAACGTCGAGTGAGCAAGCCGCGTGTCGTGATCGTGGGGGCCGGCCATGCCGGCGGCTCTGCAGCGGCGTTTCTGCGTCAGTACGGCTTCGAGGGTCCGATCTATCTGGTCGGCGAGGAGCCGCTGCTTCCCTATCAGCGTCCGCCCCTGTCGAAGGCGTGGCTGAAGGGGGAGGCGGACGCCGACAGCCTGGCCCTCAAGCCCGACAGTTGGTACGCCGAAGCCGACGTCGCCCTGCGGCTGGGCGGCGTGGCTGTCGAAATCAATCGCGGGGCAAGGGCCGTCACCCTGGCCAGCGGCGAGAGCCTTTCCTACGACTTCCTGATCCTGGCCACCGGCGCGCGGCCGCGCATGCTGCCCATCGAGGGGGCGGACCTTGCGGGGGTCCTGGCCTTGCGCACGGCGGCGGACGCCGAGACGCTGAAGGGCGCGCTGGGTCCTGGCAGGCGATTGGCGATCATCGGCGGCGGCTATGTGGGGCTCGAGGCCGCGGCTTCGGCCCGCGCCCTGGGCGCGGAGGTGGTGGTCATCGAGCGCGAGACCCGCGTCCTAGCCCGCGTCGCCTGTCCTGAGCTGTCGCAATTTTTCCAGCGCTATCATGGCGAGCACGGGGTCACCTTCGAGCTGAACGCCGGGGTCGAGGCCTTCACCGGGACGGACGGCAAGGTGGCGGGCGTGAAGCTGGCCGACGGCCGCACCCTGCCCTGCGACGCGGTCCTGGTGGGCGTCGGCGCCCATCCCAATGACGAGCTGGCGCAGGACTGCGGCCTCGACTGCGCCGGGGGCGTGGTGGTGGACCTGGAGGCGCGCACCTCCGATCCGTATATCTTCGCCATCGGCGACGTGGCCCACCGGCCGCTGCCGCTGTA is a window of Caulobacter sp. NIBR2454 DNA encoding:
- the sdhD gene encoding succinate dehydrogenase, hydrophobic membrane anchor protein, yielding MSKSASNFRTPRSRALGLGSAKHGVSHFIVERVSGLALIPLGLWGAFAALRLSGGDYEGAMAWVGQPVNAVLLCLLLVVGLIHLKNAMQVVVEDYIEGFGAKTALLLLNLFVSVLAGALGVFAIVKIALTGAL
- the amgK gene encoding N-acetylmuramate/N-acetylglucosamine kinase AmgK, encoding MSSDRSAAKAAFLDANGFGDVRREPLSGDASTRAYERLHRPDGTTLIFMDQPPKTETPACPPNATRQERLALGFNAAYRLAAGRVDAFVACARHLKSLGLSAPTVHAFDVGLGLAVLEDLGDGLYAAEIAAGANEVELYDAAVDALLVLHAAPPPAALSFGDGEWPLLTYDDLALKMAQDLLVEWLPKLRTELSFDDQAIADWDALWSPIRQRAEAGASVFCHRDYHAENLLWLPAREGAARVGLIDFQDAVKAHPAWDFSMLLHDARRQVTPDLEERCLSRYLTARPDIDAAQFRADFAALGALNTCRIIGIFARLVIRDGKPRYEQFLPRLWGYLDRTLAEPSMAPLKTWLDANVPLEARR
- the zapE gene encoding cell division protein ZapE; this encodes MSIRTAYQDRLAQGQIMPDAAQAAGIEALGRLETALDAAGEPGFRFFGRKPKSQKGVYLWGPVGRGKSMIMDLFFETAPTARKRRIHFHAFMAEVHADIDAWRKGDAAERKARFGQHKGDDPIAPTAERIASDARLLCFDELQVTDIADAMILGRLFEALFEHGVTLVATSNRPPDDLYKNGINRQLFVPFIDMLKARMDVVAVAGPTDFRLDRLRAARIWLSPITAQTRGEFDALWADMLDGDAETGATLEIMGRKLTLPRAAGGLLRAGFAELCDRPLGPQDYLAIAERFHTLFLEDLPTLRPEKRDAAKRFNTLVDALYEAGTKIVVLAEAEPEALYPAGDGAFEFERTVSRLQEMRSAGWLEKVRE
- the sdhC gene encoding succinate dehydrogenase, cytochrome b556 subunit; the encoded protein is MTAPNGGLPERPMSPHLQVWRWHVTMACSILHRASIFALYFGALLLAGWAIALASGPDCYAHYMSLVGSPLGKLVLFGVTVMLFFNIAYNVRQTFWDLGYGFLPKTADMTGVVAITFGVVAAVVVWVIAGFTGALS
- the murU gene encoding N-acetylmuramate alpha-1-phosphate uridylyltransferase MurU; this encodes MSGPKTAMVLAAGLGTRMRPLTNDRPKALVEVGGKALIDHMLDRLVAAGVETAVVNVHYFADLMEAHLARRDDLRIVISDERAQALETGGGIKKALPLLPTDAYWVANIDSVWIDDDSAALDAVAAAWDPARMDVCLLTASTTQSLGFHATGDLFLSEAGEVRFKDQGETAPLVYVGVHIAKPSVVANGPEGPFGLLPLWKDLTQTGRVHGVAPKGLWMHVGDPAAREAAEARLR
- the sdhA gene encoding succinate dehydrogenase flavoprotein subunit → MSAYKFIDHKFDVVVVGAGGSGLRAALGCAAAGLRTACVSKVFPTRSHTVAAQGGISASLGNMSQDDWRWHMYDTVKGSDWLGDQDAIEYLTRNAPAAVYELEHWGVPFSRTEEGKIYQRAFGGMTKNYGEAPIQRTCAAADRTGHAMLHTMYGQALAKDTEFFIEYFALDLIMDEGVCRGVTAWKLDDGTLHRFQAQMVILATGGYGRSYFSATSAHTCTGDGNAMVLRAGLPLQDMEFVQFHPTGIYGAGCLITEGARGEGGYLTNSEGERFMERYAPSVKDLAPRDMVSRAMTIEIREGRGVGPNKDHIFLHLDHLDPKILAERLPGISETAKVFAGVDVTKAPIPVLPTVHYNMGGIPTNYHGEVVTKAGKNPDQVIPGLMAVGEAACVSVHGANRLGSNSLIDLVVFGRAAGLRCAEILTPGAKQPELTEAHTAGHIARLDAFRNASGSTPTASLRLEMQKAMQEDAAVFRTGESLQSGVSRLAAVYAKKADIQVSDRGLVWNTDLMETLEFDNLVCQAVVTVNGALNRTESRGAHAREDCPDRDDKKWMKHTLAWLDQATGKVKIDYRPVHDYTMSEDIAYIPPKARVY
- a CDS encoding catalase, with the protein product MAKSSKDGVAIGAGGETHQQVGSGGIKDRLTTNQGIPVSDNQNQLKAGARGPVLLEDFMLREKIFHFDHERIPERIVHARGSAAHGFFELYESLADITKADLFQRAGEKTPVFTRFSTVAGGAGSVDTPRDVRGFAVKFYTQEGNWDLVGNNIPVFFIQDAIKFPDLVHSVKMEADRGYPQAASAHDTFWDFISLMPESTHMIMWAMSDRTIPRSLRTMEGFGVHTFKLVNAKGETTFVKFHWKPKQGLQSTVWDEAVKIAGADPDFHRRDLFEAIDIGEFPEWELGIQAFDQAFADSLPFDVLDPTKIIPEEVLPIRMIGRMVLDRWPDNFFAETEQVAYCPANIVPGVDFSDDPLLQGRLFSYLDTQKSRLGSTNFHQIPINAPKCPVMNFQRDGMMQMLQPKGRANYEPNSLGEAGEVTGPRECPMTGFVTRPETEHGEKLRIRPESFADHYSQARLFFRSLDPAEQAHLASALVFELSKVGIAPIRTRMLGNLVNVDPELAQRVADGLNMPLPEASPTAAPVLDMDPSPALRIINGPRMADTLKGRSVGVLIADGTDAAALDRLVGQIDKAGGRPILIAPKIGGAKLSDGSLRPADGQLAGFPSVLVDAIAVVLSADGCAALLKEAAAVQFVMDAFGHLKAIGASDEAQPLLDKAGVEPDEGVTGLDAAFVKAAALRYFDREPKLRTLA
- the tsaE gene encoding tRNA (adenosine(37)-N6)-threonylcarbamoyltransferase complex ATPase subunit type 1 TsaE; translation: MASIERVLAQEADTARLGRTVAHALRKGEAICLSGPLGAGKSTLARALVRALTTPAEDVPSPTFTLVQFYDGPDFPIAHFDLYRLTSPDEAYEIGLDEALEDGAVVIEWPQRLDGALPADRLDIEITPEGEGRRARLTRHGAWRGRELEF
- a CDS encoding NAD(P)/FAD-dependent oxidoreductase, with amino-acid sequence MSKPRVVIVGAGHAGGSAAAFLRQYGFEGPIYLVGEEPLLPYQRPPLSKAWLKGEADADSLALKPDSWYAEADVALRLGGVAVEINRGARAVTLASGESLSYDFLILATGARPRMLPIEGADLAGVLALRTAADAETLKGALGPGRRLAIIGGGYVGLEAAASARALGAEVVVIERETRVLARVACPELSQFFQRYHGEHGVTFELNAGVEAFTGTDGKVAGVKLADGRTLPCDAVLVGVGAHPNDELAQDCGLDCAGGVVVDLEARTSDPYIFAIGDVAHRPLPLYDRQFRLESVPNALEQAKQAASAIVGRAGPTPEVPWFWSDQYDLKLQIAGLPFDADRILVRGDPATASFAVFHLKGDLVQAVEAVNAPPEFMAGKMLISRRTPVSIDKLADTTISMKEVAA
- a CDS encoding succinate dehydrogenase iron-sulfur subunit → MVELALPKNSKVQAGKHWPAPAGAKKVKTFKIYRYDPEAGGNPRWDTYDIDVEACGPMVLDALLYIKNTVDPTLAFRRSCREGVCGSCSMNIGGRNTLACTHGWEEVPGKAVQISPLPHLPVVKDLIPDLTLFYAQYASIEPWLHTDTPTPEKEWRQAPEDREKLDGLYECILCACCSTSCPSYWWNGEKYLGPAALLHAYRWLIDSRDESTGDRLDALEDPFKLYRCHTIMNCAQVCPKGLNPAKAIAEIKKMMVERVV